In Pigmentibacter ruber, a genomic segment contains:
- a CDS encoding neutral/alkaline non-lysosomal ceramidase N-terminal domain-containing protein: MQIFRLGIFIFILYFITSCQIEINKPPFNSSNNVNSLFFPNGSIGGMGSLASNLQVGMSAKNIYPNFPVSLSGFGSPLRRLIPPDLINIGDSTTFCKPFQNVDHPPRIKVILFKGNNNSQELYYLLINLDIIAIPSDFNLKIIKELQNNFPSLNLSHANVQFIATHTHAGPAGLTENPFWAAAVCDRFNPKVYDLVKSKIFSGLNDAISNMGTIQSYDNANYTASGYNFTRFPGMQVDRSTYFLNLKDLNSNSLACIKVFSGHPTWYGAADITLSADFVGYLEESLQNLTHSSNCAFFNSVVGNATIDAIDSMTDKKKFTDTFVTETISNISNNTNSLSLNFGTLFITLPGFQINYTGCGISFGIIPEKYFSDIISIKSTDITNNITKISWFSLGSTYFFLFPGEPLFDTKQLLQSMLAANFPNISTIVVLSTANDYVGYLMTSSNYAIKNIDTCSTIHGPDTSASIVNGFKDSLKQFGL, from the coding sequence ATGCAAATTTTTAGATTAGGAATTTTTATATTTATATTATATTTTATTACATCTTGTCAGATAGAAATTAATAAACCTCCCTTTAATTCTTCTAATAATGTAAATAGTCTTTTTTTTCCTAATGGTTCTATTGGTGGAATGGGTTCTCTTGCATCAAATTTGCAGGTAGGAATGAGTGCAAAAAATATTTACCCAAATTTTCCTGTGAGTTTATCAGGATTTGGCTCACCTTTACGTAGATTAATTCCTCCTGATTTAATCAACATTGGTGACAGCACAACTTTTTGTAAACCTTTTCAAAATGTTGACCACCCACCTAGAATAAAAGTAATTCTTTTCAAAGGAAATAATAATTCTCAAGAATTGTATTATTTATTAATTAATTTAGATATTATAGCTATTCCTAGTGACTTTAATTTAAAAATAATAAAAGAATTACAAAACAATTTTCCATCTTTGAATTTAAGTCACGCGAATGTGCAATTTATAGCAACACACACTCACGCAGGACCAGCAGGATTGACTGAAAATCCTTTTTGGGCTGCAGCAGTCTGTGATAGATTTAATCCAAAAGTTTATGATCTAGTAAAATCAAAGATATTTTCTGGATTAAATGATGCTATCAGTAATATGGGTACAATCCAATCTTATGATAATGCTAACTACACTGCATCGGGATATAATTTTACCAGATTTCCAGGTATGCAGGTTGATAGATCAACATATTTTTTAAATTTAAAAGATTTAAATTCTAATTCACTAGCTTGTATAAAAGTATTTAGTGGACATCCAACTTGGTATGGAGCTGCAGATATCACTCTAAGCGCTGATTTTGTTGGTTATCTGGAAGAATCATTACAAAATTTAACTCACTCTTCAAATTGTGCTTTTTTTAACTCTGTAGTTGGAAATGCTACAATAGATGCAATAGATAGTATGACAGATAAAAAGAAATTCACTGATACTTTTGTAACCGAAACAATCTCAAATATATCTAATAACACTAATAGTCTAAGCTTAAACTTTGGAACATTATTTATTACTTTACCTGGATTTCAAATTAATTATACAGGATGTGGAATAAGCTTTGGAATAATACCTGAAAAATATTTCTCAGATATTATTTCTATAAAATCAACAGATATTACAAATAACATTACAAAAATTTCCTGGTTTTCATTAGGATCAACATACTTCTTTTTATTTCCAGGTGAACCATTATTTGATACTAAACAACTTCTTCAATCAATGCTTGCAGCAAATTTTCCAAATATTTCCACGATAGTAGTTTTATCAACCGCTAATGATTATGTTGGTTATCTAATGACCAGCAGCAATTATGCCATAAAAAACATTGATACTTGTTCAACTATTCATGGCCCAGATACATCTGCAAGTATTGTAAATGGTTTTAAAGATTCACTTAAACAATTTGGCCTATAA
- the rpsF gene encoding 30S ribosomal protein S6 gives MREYEAMIIAKADLPEAELSKMVSKWETIIGADGGQVVKKETWGVRRLAYPINKQTRGNYFVYDVATNQANIHELERILKLEENVLRSMVIKLADSVNVEARRLELQKQAEAAAQRAAEAAREKAEAESLGARRGQED, from the coding sequence ATGCGTGAATACGAAGCAATGATTATTGCAAAGGCTGACTTACCTGAAGCTGAACTTTCCAAAATGGTCTCTAAATGGGAGACTATCATTGGAGCAGATGGCGGACAAGTCGTCAAAAAAGAGACTTGGGGCGTTCGCCGTCTCGCTTATCCAATTAATAAACAAACCCGTGGTAACTATTTTGTATATGATGTTGCTACAAACCAAGCTAACATTCATGAATTAGAGCGTATTCTAAAGCTAGAAGAAAATGTTTTACGTTCTATGGTTATCAAGCTTGCTGATAGCGTAAATGTTGAAGCTCGTCGTCTTGAATTACAAAAACAAGCAGAAGCGGCTGCTCAACGTGCGGCTGAAGCGGCGCGTGAAAAAGCAGAAGCAGAATCACTTGGTGCACGTAGAGGACAAGAAGACTAA
- the rplI gene encoding 50S ribosomal protein L9, with protein MLVLLQANVPNLGHIGDLVKVKAGYARNYLFPRELAVLADERNKKLLDHQRRQADAKKQKDLASAKELAATISALSLTIQKPVGEEDKIFGTVTTQELADAFRAAGHEVDRRMISILDEIKLVGVYKGVVKLHPEVSAQFNIWVVAQN; from the coding sequence ATGCTCGTACTTTTACAAGCAAATGTACCAAATTTAGGTCATATCGGGGACCTTGTTAAGGTAAAAGCTGGTTATGCTAGAAACTATCTTTTTCCTCGTGAGTTAGCAGTTTTAGCTGATGAAAGAAACAAGAAATTATTAGATCACCAACGCAGACAAGCTGATGCTAAAAAACAAAAAGATTTAGCAAGTGCTAAAGAGCTCGCTGCAACTATTAGTGCTCTTTCTTTAACCATTCAAAAACCAGTTGGTGAAGAAGACAAAATTTTTGGTACTGTGACTACTCAAGAACTAGCTGATGCGTTCCGTGCAGCTGGACATGAAGTAGATCGCCGCATGATTTCAATTTTAGATGAAATCAAACTAGTTGGTGTTTACAAAGGTGTTGTAAAACTTCACCCTGAGGTTTCAGCTCAATTTAATATTTGGGTTGTTGCACAAAACTAA
- a CDS encoding tetratricopeptide repeat protein: protein MKHLKDAKLLIEEGDSAGAMAVLENLLSLSPRNTEAIRMKAFILDAWGRFDESLSLLHTLGKLSSSDEEPYAELDKRIDEDRESLIYSRLTPEGRWYFQFSPLQMLISLIGLMGCFLFLITSPTFFEHSKSSIPPGLLFSFFTLVVIPWFLLLLINMHGIKKILVGLTGIQVFYGMKKIEYSWEQMGHVVIEYDPNLKEDYLHMIVYSRSTREPLFNFDISKTKSVVRARRHFVRLILSYIDTVSYVPRGKATNKEENNSEDINNNKNDSAA, encoded by the coding sequence ATGAAACATTTGAAAGACGCTAAATTACTAATAGAAGAGGGCGATTCAGCAGGGGCGATGGCAGTTCTAGAGAATTTGCTTTCTCTATCTCCTAGAAATACTGAAGCAATAAGAATGAAAGCTTTTATCCTAGATGCTTGGGGAAGATTTGATGAATCTTTATCCCTTTTGCATACTTTGGGTAAATTGTCTTCCTCAGATGAAGAGCCTTATGCTGAGTTAGATAAAAGAATAGATGAGGACAGGGAGTCATTAATATATAGCCGATTGACTCCTGAGGGGAGATGGTACTTTCAATTTTCTCCTTTGCAAATGCTCATCTCATTAATAGGTTTAATGGGTTGTTTCTTATTTTTAATCACTAGCCCTACTTTTTTTGAGCATTCAAAGTCATCTATTCCTCCTGGATTGCTTTTTTCATTTTTTACCTTAGTTGTTATTCCTTGGTTTTTGTTACTTTTAATTAATATGCATGGAATTAAAAAAATTTTAGTGGGGTTAACTGGAATTCAAGTTTTTTATGGAATGAAAAAAATTGAATATAGTTGGGAACAAATGGGACATGTTGTGATAGAATATGATCCTAATTTAAAAGAAGATTATTTACACATGATAGTATATTCACGTTCAACACGAGAACCTCTCTTTAATTTTGATATTTCAAAAACAAAAAGCGTAGTTCGGGCAAGAAGACATTTTGTTCGATTAATACTTAGTTACATTGATACTGTAAGTTATGTTCCCAGAGGGAAAGCAACAAATAAAGAAGAAAATAATTCTGAGGATATCAATAATAATAAAAATGATTCTGCTGCATAA
- a CDS encoding AAA family ATPase: MIIEDKIEKNESLLLAEKLRPTKNSIHLLVGSAKKIWERDLAQWRLNRKFHLILWGPPGSGKTTLARLLGETCDIPFIMLSGVRDGVKEIRAAIQNCNTPPILFIDEIHRLSRTQQDALLPILEYSEAWLIGATTESPTTELSAPFLSRVRCIYNGPLQEEDILLALEQGLNYLTINKSNIFQNKKTNYIEYLKKDCFEKIAKMSGGDLRFSLNLLENICHCNSVEEETEVFANTLKSFTSKNHYDYISAMIKSMRGSDPDAALFYAITSLDKGEDPLFIARRCIIFASEDVGNADPQALTLALSAYKAIEAVGMPEGRIPLAQCVTYLASTFKSNRSYKAIENVRNWRQTAEENGMSIQPPVELTLKGKSKYKYPHDFENSFVSFNYLPDSIVDLKRTEKKPAYLPTDNGVESRLKSRLSDLWKKK, from the coding sequence ATGATTATCGAAGATAAAATAGAAAAAAATGAATCCTTACTTTTAGCAGAGAAATTGCGTCCAACAAAAAATTCTATCCATTTACTTGTTGGATCAGCTAAAAAAATATGGGAAAGAGATTTAGCTCAATGGAGATTAAATCGCAAGTTCCACCTCATTTTGTGGGGACCCCCAGGTTCAGGAAAAACAACTTTAGCAAGATTGCTTGGGGAAACTTGTGATATTCCGTTTATCATGCTCTCAGGAGTTAGAGATGGCGTAAAAGAAATTCGTGCAGCTATTCAAAATTGCAACACACCACCAATTTTATTTATTGATGAAATTCATAGATTATCAAGAACCCAGCAAGATGCTTTATTACCTATATTAGAATATTCTGAAGCATGGCTTATTGGAGCAACAACAGAATCTCCTACAACTGAATTAAGTGCTCCTTTTTTAAGTAGAGTAAGATGTATTTATAATGGACCACTCCAAGAAGAGGATATTCTTCTTGCTTTAGAGCAAGGGTTAAATTATTTAACAATAAATAAATCAAATATTTTTCAAAACAAAAAAACAAATTATATTGAATATTTAAAAAAAGATTGCTTTGAAAAAATTGCAAAAATGAGTGGCGGAGACTTAAGATTTTCTTTAAATTTACTAGAAAATATATGTCATTGTAATTCAGTTGAAGAAGAAACCGAAGTTTTTGCTAATACTTTAAAATCATTTACATCAAAAAATCACTATGACTATATCAGTGCTATGATTAAAAGTATGCGAGGAAGCGACCCTGATGCTGCGTTATTTTATGCAATAACCTCTTTAGATAAAGGTGAAGATCCTTTATTTATAGCTAGAAGGTGTATTATTTTTGCTAGTGAAGATGTTGGGAATGCTGATCCACAAGCGTTAACTTTAGCTTTAAGCGCATATAAAGCTATTGAGGCTGTAGGAATGCCTGAAGGCAGAATTCCACTTGCACAATGTGTTACTTATTTAGCTAGTACTTTTAAAAGTAACAGATCCTACAAAGCCATTGAAAATGTAAGAAATTGGCGCCAAACAGCAGAAGAAAATGGAATGTCAATTCAACCACCTGTTGAATTGACTCTAAAAGGTAAAAGTAAATATAAATATCCTCATGATTTTGAAAATTCTTTTGTTTCTTTTAATTATCTACCAGATTCTATTGTGGATTTAAAAAGAACAGAAAAAAAACCAGCTTATCTTCCAACTGATAACGGGGTAGAAAGTCGCTTAAAGAGTAGACTATCAGACCTTTGGAAGAAAAAATAA
- the lnt gene encoding apolipoprotein N-acyltransferase encodes MINIKSSILKYLGVILSGILVSMGFPGHHFPTIGLGIILPFSLIPLFLVTENLSRTQQVSSHLKQHSIACSPFQRSVKAFFCFWLFGFILQLCAFFWISKPIIFFSSFKATTAYPLYIGISIFTALYFPFIFSPLIFKTWISTRHPTKKLPTLAIAMMIVLLEIIAPRFFNWTFGSLMHSEIYISQLANIFGFNVVSFFILFTNLSLAIGLSNILKNKNLLISAILINSALWGLIYSYGFYRIYDAEHAEGKTKTSRIAFVQPNFTFNSIASLPLPAIDAQKQNITRLLEMSEEAIQKSLQADGKKPDLLVWPESATQSFYLLDQREINLTKQFTAKNQVPILVQATKWDVEKIKIMGIEKAPVWSASFLIRPDGSKSKDFEKWVPMPFGESFPFEDYFPSLGEQYRKIFENASKLEIGTNFDGLAYNENDFVAPLICFDSINQQLPRLQASKGKASLFVNQANFVWMVDSNAGLEFSILNKFRSIENSRSLVMVSNTGPTLAFDQFGREIMKPTKLLTQATGYVDVPLSKEVTVFSLLGNWPLIILGIISTIWFLFSMKNNSNDYRR; translated from the coding sequence ATGATTAACATTAAATCAAGCATTCTAAAGTATCTCGGCGTTATTTTAAGCGGTATCTTAGTTTCAATGGGGTTCCCAGGACACCATTTCCCAACTATAGGACTTGGAATTATCTTACCTTTTTCTCTTATTCCGCTTTTCTTAGTAACTGAAAATTTATCAAGAACTCAACAGGTTTCATCGCATTTAAAACAACACTCAATTGCATGTTCACCTTTTCAAAGATCAGTGAAAGCTTTTTTTTGTTTTTGGTTATTTGGTTTTATTCTACAACTTTGTGCTTTTTTTTGGATCTCTAAGCCAATCATTTTCTTCAGTTCTTTTAAAGCAACAACCGCTTATCCATTATATATTGGAATAAGTATCTTTACAGCGTTGTATTTTCCTTTTATTTTTTCACCTTTAATTTTTAAAACATGGATATCAACACGACATCCAACTAAAAAACTTCCTACACTTGCAATAGCAATGATGATAGTTTTGTTAGAAATAATCGCTCCTCGTTTCTTTAATTGGACATTTGGAAGTTTAATGCATTCAGAAATATATATTAGCCAATTGGCTAATATTTTTGGTTTCAATGTTGTTTCATTTTTTATTTTATTTACAAATCTATCTCTAGCTATTGGCTTATCAAATATTTTAAAAAATAAAAATCTTCTTATATCTGCCATACTGATAAACTCCGCTCTGTGGGGTCTTATTTATTCATATGGTTTTTATCGAATTTATGATGCTGAACACGCTGAAGGTAAAACAAAAACTTCTAGAATTGCATTTGTCCAACCCAATTTCACCTTTAATTCTATTGCATCACTTCCCCTTCCAGCTATAGATGCACAAAAACAGAATATTACAAGATTGCTTGAGATGAGTGAGGAAGCCATACAAAAATCACTTCAAGCCGATGGAAAAAAACCAGACTTACTAGTATGGCCAGAAAGTGCTACTCAAAGCTTTTATTTACTGGATCAAAGAGAAATCAATTTGACCAAACAATTTACTGCTAAAAATCAAGTTCCCATTCTTGTTCAAGCAACGAAATGGGATGTTGAAAAAATCAAAATTATGGGAATTGAAAAAGCTCCTGTTTGGTCTGCTTCTTTTTTAATTCGCCCAGATGGATCAAAAAGTAAAGATTTTGAAAAATGGGTACCAATGCCTTTTGGAGAAAGTTTCCCTTTTGAAGATTATTTTCCTTCTTTAGGAGAGCAATATCGGAAAATTTTTGAAAATGCTAGTAAACTTGAAATTGGTACAAACTTTGATGGTCTAGCTTATAATGAAAATGATTTTGTCGCACCACTAATTTGTTTTGATTCTATCAACCAACAATTGCCAAGGTTACAAGCCAGTAAAGGTAAAGCAAGCTTATTTGTAAACCAGGCAAATTTTGTTTGGATGGTAGATAGTAATGCTGGACTAGAATTCAGTATTTTAAATAAATTTAGGAGTATTGAGAACTCTAGAAGCTTAGTAATGGTTTCAAATACTGGGCCTACTCTGGCATTTGATCAATTTGGGCGAGAAATTATGAAACCTACTAAATTACTAACACAAGCAACTGGATATGTAGATGTTCCTTTATCAAAAGAAGTAACAGTTTTTTCTTTATTAGGTAATTGGCCACTAATAATATTAGGAATTATTTCTACTATTTGGTTTCTTTTTTCAATGAAAAATAATTCTAATGATTATCGAAGATAA
- a CDS encoding DUF1573 domain-containing protein, with protein sequence MSHLRLLVVFFFLSFTFFHSILSFAQNPPDINLQGQIPRVEFDYTRFDFGEIYRGQRITHIFKFQNTGNGVLVFSNIHAACGCINTKIYGDDGKTLKNLFKPNESGVVSVEFNSQDFSGSIIRTITLETNMGSSSPTVTLTLTANILQEITSNPALLYIGKITGENKKSYSITINLLARAKTPNKYEVKDYLLKEIANSKVADSNRDSILSNSDLLRIIAVESSVPYIKTKLVPTVTGQPPQIIVEFDEKNIPIGTINAKLKIWNNSTFYKNFEIPVIGESVGHVQMSAKYVEFGVVNSQKPSERVISFKSTDRNFAITGVKVDLKKLPELKNIKETELFDVRKDKSLHNQAASDGIVSSYVVKFKLSFPKKMASLSSDSSVPPGVNVSGFFVVKTNDPDYKEITVPFFGVLRKEP encoded by the coding sequence ATGAGCCATTTGCGACTTTTAGTAGTTTTTTTCTTTTTATCGTTCACTTTTTTTCACTCCATATTGAGCTTTGCGCAAAACCCACCTGATATCAATTTGCAAGGTCAAATTCCAAGAGTTGAATTTGATTATACTCGTTTTGATTTTGGTGAAATTTATCGTGGGCAGAGAATAACTCACATATTTAAATTTCAAAATACCGGCAATGGAGTTCTTGTTTTTAGCAATATTCACGCCGCTTGTGGTTGTATTAATACAAAAATTTATGGTGATGACGGTAAAACGTTAAAAAATTTATTTAAGCCAAATGAAAGTGGTGTAGTTAGTGTTGAATTTAATTCACAAGACTTTTCTGGGAGTATTATTAGAACTATAACCTTAGAAACAAATATGGGTTCATCCTCACCTACTGTTACCTTAACGTTAACTGCAAATATTCTTCAAGAAATTACTTCCAATCCTGCATTGTTATATATTGGAAAAATTACTGGTGAAAATAAAAAATCTTATTCCATAACAATAAATCTTTTGGCGAGGGCTAAAACACCTAATAAATATGAAGTAAAAGATTATCTGTTAAAAGAAATTGCAAACTCAAAAGTAGCAGATTCAAACAGAGACAGTATCCTTTCTAATTCTGATCTCCTCCGTATAATAGCTGTGGAATCTTCTGTACCTTATATAAAAACAAAACTAGTTCCCACTGTGACAGGGCAACCTCCTCAAATAATTGTGGAATTTGATGAAAAAAATATTCCAATCGGAACAATTAATGCTAAACTAAAAATTTGGAATAATTCAACATTTTACAAAAACTTTGAAATACCTGTTATTGGTGAATCAGTTGGACATGTGCAAATGTCAGCAAAATATGTTGAGTTTGGAGTAGTAAATTCACAAAAACCTTCTGAAAGAGTAATTAGTTTTAAATCTACAGATAGAAATTTTGCAATCACAGGAGTTAAAGTTGATTTAAAAAAGTTACCTGAATTAAAAAATATAAAAGAAACAGAATTATTTGATGTTCGTAAGGATAAATCGCTACATAATCAAGCAGCTTCAGATGGGATTGTATCGTCATATGTTGTAAAATTTAAACTTAGCTTCCCAAAAAAAATGGCAAGTCTAAGTAGTGATTCTTCTGTTCCACCTGGAGTGAATGTTTCTGGTTTTTTTGTTGTAAAAACAAATGATCCCGATTACAAAGAAATTACTGTGCCATTTTTTGGTGTTTTGAGGAAAGAACCATGA
- a CDS encoding VOC family protein yields the protein MSQWIDNIGHLAIIIDDLEKGKWFFGEVLQTPYFMFRDTQIMIPLSNSILVAKLEKDAVDKTRQVGALEKQVLDHYGFQTQSAEKVDLFHAHLKKFAIEIVRAPYDRSDGRAFYFRDPFGNLVEYFWFNRN from the coding sequence ATGAGTCAATGGATTGATAATATAGGGCATTTAGCTATAATTATTGATGATCTTGAGAAAGGAAAATGGTTTTTTGGAGAGGTACTTCAGACTCCATATTTTATGTTTCGTGATACTCAAATTATGATTCCCTTATCAAATTCAATCCTGGTTGCTAAACTTGAAAAAGATGCAGTTGATAAGACTCGTCAAGTAGGAGCATTAGAAAAACAAGTACTTGATCATTATGGTTTTCAAACTCAATCTGCCGAAAAAGTAGATTTATTTCATGCACATTTAAAAAAATTTGCAATAGAAATTGTACGTGCGCCATACGATAGATCTGATGGTAGGGCTTTTTATTTTCGCGATCCTTTTGGTAATTTAGTAGAATATTTTTGGTTTAATAGGAATTAA
- the ftsY gene encoding signal recognition particle-docking protein FtsY — protein MNEWTNNQLIIVGGITFLIISILVISGFVRYNKRQKEKSSLLQSKDSIRDSLIALTEEKTKDKEGVSVSATPKKIGIPKDVPKEVSTKESLPTHNWFERLKGGLRKTHTQIVTNLDEFFLSKKDKATRAEIHETLFELLVQADVGVKTSEYLVDRVKSRLTPEAYLDPKIFKSILREEIFAILTATKENPKGVLESPLQSLADKKLPHVVLMVGVNGVGKTTTTGKLAFKSHLKGQKVVIGAADTFRAAAVEQLAVWAQRSNAEMIRLKEGTDPASVAYETVKKASENGSSVCLIDTAGRLQNRQDLMQELAKISRVIAKENPEAPHEVLLVLDATTGQNALQQARIFQEVVNITGLVLTKLDGTAKGGIAIAIAAELKVPIRYVGVGEAVEDLEVFEAHEFVNALFSEEH, from the coding sequence ATGAATGAATGGACTAACAATCAGTTAATAATTGTTGGAGGAATTACTTTTCTAATAATTTCAATCCTGGTTATTTCAGGCTTTGTTCGTTATAATAAAAGACAAAAAGAAAAATCTTCACTTCTGCAATCAAAAGATTCTATACGTGATTCATTAATAGCTTTAACAGAAGAAAAAACAAAAGATAAAGAGGGTGTTTCTGTATCTGCAACACCTAAAAAAATCGGTATTCCTAAAGATGTTCCGAAAGAAGTATCAACAAAAGAGTCTTTGCCAACACATAATTGGTTTGAGCGTTTAAAAGGCGGTCTTAGAAAAACTCATACACAAATTGTTACAAATTTAGATGAATTTTTTCTTTCTAAAAAAGATAAAGCAACTAGAGCTGAAATTCATGAGACTTTATTTGAACTTTTAGTGCAAGCGGATGTTGGAGTTAAAACTTCTGAATATCTTGTTGATAGAGTTAAAAGTAGACTAACTCCTGAAGCCTATTTAGATCCTAAAATTTTTAAAAGTATTTTGCGGGAAGAAATTTTTGCAATTCTAACTGCAACAAAAGAAAATCCAAAAGGGGTTCTAGAGTCGCCATTGCAAAGTTTAGCAGACAAAAAGCTTCCGCACGTTGTGTTGATGGTGGGAGTAAATGGTGTTGGAAAAACTACTACTACAGGTAAATTAGCCTTCAAATCACATTTAAAAGGTCAAAAGGTGGTCATTGGTGCAGCAGATACCTTTCGTGCTGCCGCAGTAGAGCAATTAGCTGTTTGGGCGCAACGTTCTAATGCAGAAATGATCCGTTTAAAAGAGGGAACAGATCCTGCTTCTGTAGCTTATGAAACGGTTAAAAAGGCGTCTGAAAATGGTTCAAGTGTGTGTTTGATTGATACTGCTGGAAGATTGCAAAATAGACAAGATCTTATGCAAGAATTAGCAAAAATAAGTCGGGTTATTGCAAAAGAAAATCCGGAAGCACCCCATGAAGTTTTACTCGTGTTAGATGCAACTACAGGCCAAAATGCGTTGCAACAAGCCAGAATTTTTCAAGAAGTTGTTAATATAACAGGGTTAGTCTTAACTAAACTTGATGGAACAGCAAAGGGTGGAATTGCTATTGCCATTGCCGCTGAATTAAAAGTACCAATCCGTTACGTTGGAGTTGGTGAGGCCGTTGAAGATCTTGAGGTGTTTGAAGCTCACGAGTTTGTCAACGCTCTATTTAGTGAAGAGCATTGA
- a CDS encoding ribonuclease domain-containing protein translates to MLSNLKIIFIYFISFFVCLQTQAMHCNYNQEEQVHYSANLNNIHLNVYHVLNEIHHARQNNYAHVRYWTRNGTDYVSYNGGIHYYSTKPWHNREGTLPNLNTEHTWWQGNMVQREFYIEHDIVPYYQGINRGSHRVVYNSYTGESFYTADHYNSFVRIQSNWTNGYIFIQH, encoded by the coding sequence ATGTTGAGTAATTTAAAAATTATTTTTATTTATTTTATAAGTTTTTTTGTTTGCCTGCAAACACAGGCTATGCATTGTAATTACAACCAAGAAGAACAAGTTCATTATTCAGCTAATTTAAATAATATTCATTTAAATGTTTATCATGTTTTAAATGAAATTCATCATGCCCGCCAAAACAATTATGCTCACGTTAGGTACTGGACACGCAATGGCACCGACTATGTTTCTTATAATGGGGGGATCCATTATTATTCAACCAAGCCTTGGCACAATAGAGAAGGGACTCTTCCTAACTTAAATACGGAACATACGTGGTGGCAAGGGAATATGGTGCAAAGAGAGTTTTATATTGAACACGACATTGTCCCTTACTATCAAGGCATAAACAGAGGTTCTCACCGGGTTGTTTATAATTCATATACTGGCGAAAGTTTTTATACTGCAGATCATTATAACTCTTTTGTCCGCATTCAAAGTAACTGGACCAACGGTTATATTTTCATTCAGCATTGA